The following are encoded together in the Strongyloides ratti genome assembly S_ratti_ED321, chromosome : 2 genome:
- a CDS encoding Protein pelota homolog produces MKLLGKYINKDKSGSIKVLLEEEEDMWQFYNLIRVGDLVKASTVRKVIMESETRSNSSQKINMNLVVAVETISFDPTTCTLHLKGKNTEKNDYVKLGQYHTLDIELGKTFTLHKEQWDSIDFHRLDECQNTVSKKADVAAIIMHEGLAHVCLLTDNLIMTKAKIEISIPGKRKGYSSQHDKALERFYKHISNAFIKTIDFDIVKCIIIASPGFYKDSFYDYLQNFMENNNKKMTQEEKNKFLLVHSTNGFKHSIKEVLTDPNIQKKLGATKSQQELNQVLRFQQLLNVCPEKAFYGPRDVIKASNLLAIETLLISDSLFRSHNLEERAKYVKLVENVKKQGQNVYICSSQQLCGEQLNLYSGVAAILKYPMPELENDNYYSSDSSS; encoded by the coding sequence atgaagttattaggtaaatatataaacaaagaCAAATCGGGTTCAATAAAAGTTTTGCTAGAGGAAGAAGAAGATATGTGgcaattttataatttgataCGTGTTGGAGATTTAGTCAAAGCATCAACAGTAAGAAAAGTTATTATGGAATCAGAGACAAGAAGTAATAGTagtcaaaaaataaatatgaatttGGTTGTTGCTGTTGAGACAATATCATTTGATCCAACAACTTGTACATTACATTTAAAAGGCAAAAATActgaaaaaaatgattatgtAAAATTAGGACAATATCATACATTAGACATCGAACTTGGTAAAACTTTTACTCTTCACAAAGAACAATGGGATAGTATAGATTTTCATAGATTAGATGAATGTCAAAATACAGTATCAAAGAAGGCTGATGTTGCTGCAATTATAATGCATGAAGGTTTGGCTCATGTTTGTTTGTTAActgataatttaataatgacaaaagctaaaattgaaatatcaATACCAGGAAAAAGAAAAGGATATTCTTCACAACATGACAAAGCATTAGAGAGATTCTACAAACATATATCCAAtgcttttattaaaacaattgattttgatattgttaaatgtattataataGCTTCACCAGGATTTTACAAGGACTCTTTTTATGactatttacaaaattttatggaaaacaataacaaaaaaatgacaCAGGaagaaaagaataaatttttacttgtTCATAGTACAAATGGTTTCAAACATAGTATTAAGGAAGTTTTAACTGATCctaatatacaaaaaaaacttgGTGCTACTAAATCACAACAAGAATTAAATCAAGTTTTACGTTTCCAACAACTTCTTAATGTATGTCCTGAGAAAGCATTTTATGGACCAAGAGATGTTATTAAAGCTAGTAATCTTTTAGCAATTGAAACACTTCTTATTTCTGATTCATTATTTAGAAGTCATAATTTAGAGGAACGTGCTAAATATGTAAAACTTGttgaaaatgttaaaaaacaAGGTCAAAATGTTTACATATGTAGTAGTCAACAATTATGTGGAGAACAGTTAAATCTTTATAGTGGAGTTGCTGCAATTCTTAAATATCCAATGCCTGAATTggaaaatgataattattattcatcTGATAGCAGtagttaa
- a CDS encoding Cyclin, N-terminal domain and Cyclin-like domain-containing protein produces the protein MKLRSRITNDSGKEKTNNVKNVLIKENTTENVQGDDNFCNKRKRLHEDRSKRHVLGERESKLARSKEQQTDVYSKPKSSKYCWQTEGRNSTKRKRISSVSSSNDHKKLKLALDMNDVDKVQECPIEKKLKTTEDLYGFLFSNTIKKDAEGVFDEDRLHTLLEKEKYLPTSSIADCSPASTEVDLNSRSYYQYVIVGFAMDKFHFRSETGLLAMTIFDDCWRLNLVNSNNYSLMILASVYIAAKYEETELPAIDDFSKYVFPSHTIDDITKTEIFILNAINFNLVRPLSIEISRYFALNLAYPEKGNFILDYICFVVAADNKTAHLKPSTIASCAVIIACELFNISPGNNRILLMKEITKDNLCKVLPLICEVVIDYVQLFTNGGRNKTYNIINIIFDKKRYGKLTSYFYSKLPKLLGFYEDLTEKSEK, from the exons atgaaattacGTTCAAGAATTACAAATGATAGTGGCAAAGAGAAAACAAATAATGTGAAG aatgttttaataaaagaaaatacaaCAGAAAATGTTCAGGGAgatgataatttttgtaataaaagaAAACGGCTGCACGAGGATAGATCAAAAAGACATGTACTTGGGGAGCGTGAAAGTAAATTAGCTAGGTCGAAAGAACAACAAACTGATGTTTATAGCAAACCAAAGTCTTCTAAATATTGTTGGCAAACTGAAGGTCGTAATTCAACAAAACGTAAAAGAATTTCTTCTGTTTCTTCAAGTAATgatcataaaaaattaaaacttgcTTTGGATATGAATGATGTTGATAAAGTACAAGAATGCccaattgaaaaaaaattaaaaacaacaGAAGATTTATATGgatttcttttttctaacacaataaaaaaagatgcAGAAGGAGTTTTTGATGAAGATAGACTTCACACACtattagaaaaagaaaaatatctACCGACTTCTTCTATTGCCGATTGTTCTCCAGCATCAACTGAAGTAGATTTAAATTCAAGATCTTATTATCAATATGTTATTGTAGGTTTCGCTATGgataaatttcattttcgATCTGAAACTGGACTACTTGCTATGACTATTTTTGATGATTGTTGGAGATTGAATCTTGTCAATTCAAACAACTATAGTTTAATGATTCTTGCTTCTGTTTATATTGCTGCAAAGTATGAAGAAACAGAATTACCTGCAATTGATGACTTTTCAAAATATGTCTTTCCTTCACATACTATAGATGACATTACTAAAACTGAAATTttt atTCTTAATgctataaattttaatctaGTACGTCCTCTATCAATTGAAATAAGTAGATACTTTGCACTCAACTTAGCATATCCGGAAAAAGGAAATTTTATTCTTGACTATATATGTTTTGTAGTGGCAGCTGATAATAAAACAGCTCACCTTAAACCATCGACAATTGCATCATGTGCTGTGATAATTGCATgtgaattatttaatatttctccTGGTAACAACCGCATATTACTAATGAAAGAAATTActaaagataatttatgCAAAGTGTTACCTTTAATATGTGAAGTTGTGATTGATTATGTTCAATTATTTACTAATGGGGGGAgaaataaaacatataatattatcaatattatatttgataaaaaaagatatggCAAATTGACAAgctatttttattcaaaattacCAAAACTTTTAGGATTTTATGAAGATTTAACTGAAAAATCtgagaaataa
- a CDS encoding Trithorax group protein osa, with the protein MTQMSEVSESTIITTSAQGAEEAVVNISKPSPTVKASSISPSQQHSATSTPILNNILSKPSIIETVSTSNFESNSTLATPKSDNNMLISKQSMEAQTNNIANKSDLGATIQKSLQEQQNLPQHQWPPKTMPPPQSLPPNNPQNSQWLQQQKFIPGQNMPGTNCYNPNPISQQLVMPNGGVLTPKLPNGVLNISPTGETSKKSLENMATLGNSQNSPTQQVPCNSQQQNNVDVITSNGALGLSINTNHKEATSPAGNSSTVDDNDDSKNSLLHSPSWSNQSASQKTAPPTPSASSTPSVEVVTTPSRGNLSSGEIIHKLATTVYFNEELTTELLNERKTFFERLYKIGEKHKDIITAAPCISKTPVDLFRLWKGVLERGGFDTVTNKKEWKTLCPLSHPSMQESSAAGYQLRRHYTKYVLRLECEDTGKNYEESVENADRLKKKKKVKEPAPATATPVPTTTTGVGSNIPNGSSSNSQPMTPAPSNHGMPQGTSQHPQSSGRPGYGVPGQQSQGYPQPQHHSGEMGPGGYPYHQMPYPQWSQPQPPPGYPYNSNIPQRMPPHPHMRPPNMPIGSEQHMPYDDPNRSGGYYGNTMVPPHQHVGYPGASSTPMSHLPVQLQPTSQQQSSAQDAQRKSATPSQVNSRAPSTGPPPDTPDSNSRMSAISEDQSQSSLSNAPIPSHSQTPVQQPIPQQPPPQIQQQPSPFYPPPSTGSYINSPKPSNTPIGGQGYPPYQNPMWGRMPPQSTGPPLYSQPGVNVSSAQHQQQQQQQRRPTMYPGVPPPPSPQTSQNHQNRGKYPPMTQQSIPQQPSMQYPSLMNNNNGIVSRMSSGGPMLGSMMPQQQSQQHTGTPGQIIGSTASHNIITGNVISQLPCFSSAPSVPISKVMPPNCVEGIDYNSSKKRKKIFIRDLPLYHPKRFIMALRSGLEAEIIWAINNLEIMIYDPDPNFYLNCEAFPDLLNLLVEHLRAALSLLYPDEFKLYNCKKALLIVEEKELLKTEFDDTLVSRNNSPNSDCSSNSTNITSSRTPINSKFVNGHLNKNNKKEDNNCENIVDNNDSLKVVKIFSKTLQKNGFKIKYVDRKIPLDLERQRPITFDLDKDYYDESLDSEAIGEKFYQGYGSGLSSRIGILLKNKLCFEDEIEILKNSKRKCNGNSDYIPCKISKNDNNIKEEDCVIMVNKDEEVLNNSNNDNINNGDIINEIKRKKGNGLFNFRNRNKQELATRCLALSNILRGFAFLPRNEKCMARHYGLLHLLGKFLRLRVEETKIVKLKKPKFDGKDLTSRIGTLTTLEDSDADLLLEKDDNDEYLLDNVADSLRQDAFVILSYIAGYLNLMELDSPIAFSIMDGLIFWLTSNTSYAKDFIISGDSSARHFALDVIGKMVIQESNTDLLYSTGSFKRTIEMIKILSEFLILSEEVPIREYALVILDSLVTIYPEVCYVLANETSAVKYLITFLEFINGNLNQITQQQTSGIQMLKENAEVMGTTWNMLRRATNILYNMAKIPSNMHLFTKHRYSILDLSLSTMMDSGISRMLNDILFEVSQYEYRQNPPPKVSHEIIDFDDISVTINDNEKKEQSSKSSSVTNNTATVEKENNGVINEEANSTSKDCAETSSSNELKKEASQTEDTRTEANNSNNVSESTAPTIVTASA; encoded by the exons atgacACAGATGTCGGAAGTATCCGAATCAACTATCATAACAACTTCGGCTCAAGGAGCGGAAGAAGCTGTggtaaatatttctaaaccATCACCAACCGTTAAAGCTTCTTCCATATCTCCAAGTCAACAACACAGTGCCACATCTACCcccattttaaataatattttatccaAACCTTCTATAATTGAAACTGTCTCTACTTCTAATTTTGAATCCAATTCAACTTTGGCAACTCCTAAATCTGACAATAACATGTTAATCTCTAAACAATCAATGGAAGCACAGACAAAT aACATTGCTAATAAATCAGATCTCGGTGCCACAATTCAAAAGAGTTTGCAAGAACAACAGAACTTACCTCAACATCAATGGCCTCCAAAGACAATGCCACCACCACAAAGTTTGCCTCCTAACAACCCACAAAATAGTCAGTGGTTACAgcaacaaaaatttataccaGGTCAAAATATGCCGGGAACCAATTGTTACAATCCAAATCCCATTTCACAACAGCTCGTTATGCCAAATGGAGGTGTTTTAACGCCGAAGTTACCTAATGGAGTTCTTAATATATCACCAACTGGAGAAACATCAAAAAAGTCTCTTGAAAACATGGCAACACTAGGAAATTCACAAAATAGTCCTACACAACAAGTTCCTTGTAATAGTCAGCAACAGAATAATGTAGATGTTATTACTTCAAATGGTGCACTAGGTTTAAGTATCAATACTAATCATAAAGAAGCAACATCTCCTGCTGGAAATTCTTCTACTGTAGATGATAATGATGATTCTAAGAATTCTTTGTTACATTCTCCATCATGGTCTAATCAATCAGCAAGTCAG AAAACAGCACCACCTACTCCATCGGCATCATCAACACCTTCGGTGGAAGTGGTAACCACGCCGTCACGGGGAAATTTATCATCTGGTGAAATTATACACAAATTAGCAACGACAGTTTACTTTAATGAAGAGTTAACAAcagaattattaaatgaaaggaaaactttttttgaacgattatataaaataggTGAAAAACATAAAGATATTATAACAGCTGCTCCATGTATTAGTAAGACACCGGTGGATCTATTTCGTTTATGGAAAGGTGTTTTGGAGCGTGGTGGGTTTGATACagtaacaaataaaaaagaatggAAAACATTATGTCCTTTAAGTCATCCATCTATGCAAGAATCCTCTGCAGCTGGTTATCAACTTCGTAGACATTATACAAAATATGTATTAAGGTTAGAATGTGAAGATACGGGTAAGAATTATGAAGAGTCAGTTGAGAATGCAGatagattaaaaaagaaaaaaaaagttaaagaaCCAGCACCAGCTACAGCTACTCCTGTACCTACAACTACTACAGGAGTTGGTTCAAATATTCCTAATGGATCAAGTTCTAATTCTCAACCTATGACACCAGCACCATCTAATCATGGTATGCCACAAGGAACTTCACAACATCCTCAAAGTAGTGGTAGACCAGGATATGGTGTTCCAGGCCAACAATCTCAAG gtTACCCACAACCACAGCATCATTCAGGAGAGATGGGTCCTGGAGGATATCCATATCATCAAATGCCTTATCCTCAATGGAGTCAACCACAACCACCACCTGGATATCCATATAATTCAAATATTCCTCAACGAATGCCACCACATCCTCATATGAGGCCACCAAATATGCCTATTGGTTCTGAACAACATATGCCTTATGATGATCCAAATAGAAGTGGAGGATATTATGGAAATACTATGGTACCACCACATCAACATGTAGGATATCCAGGGGCTTCATCAACACCAATGAGTCATTTACCTGTACAATTACAACCTACATCTCAGCAACAATCAAGTGCTCAAGATGCTCAAAGAAAATCTGCTACACCATCTCAGGTAAATAGTCGTGCTCCATCTACTGGCCCACCACCTGATACACCTGATTCTAATAGTCGAATGTCTGCGATAAGTGAAGATCAATCACAAAGTTCTTTATCTAATGCTCCTATTCCAAGTCATTCACAAACTCCAGTACAACAACCAATACCGCAACAACCACCTCCTCAAATACAACAACAACCTTCTCCATTTTATCCACCACCATCTACAGGTAGTTATATTAACTCACCGAAACCATCAAATACACCAATTGGTGGACAAGGATATCCTCCTTATCAGAACCCAATGTGGGGAAGAATGCCACCTCAAAGTACTGGTCCACCGTTATATTCTCAACCTGGTGTTAATGTATCTTCTGCACAAcatcaacaacaacaacaacagcAACGTCGACCAACAATGTATCCAGGTGTTCCACCACCACCATCACCTCAAACATCACAAAATCATCAGAACAGAGGAAAATATCCACCTATGACTCAACAATCAATACCTCAACAACCATCAATGCAATATCCATCtttaatgaataataataatggaaTTGTATCAAGAATGAGTTCAGGTGGTCCTATGTTAGGGTCAATGATGCCTCAACAGCAATCTCAACAACATACTGGAACACCAGGACAAATAATTGGATCAACAGCATctcataatattattacagGAAATGTAATTAGTCAATTACCTTGTTTTTCTTCAGCACCTTCAGTACCAATATCAAAAGTTATGCCACCTAATTGTGTTGAAGGAATAGATTATAATTCAAGTAAAAAAcgaaagaaaatatttattcgTGATTTACCTTTATATCATCCAAAACGTTTTATAATGGCATTACGAAGTGGTTTAGAAGCAGAAATAATATGGGCTATAAATAATCTTGAAATAATGATTTATGATCCAGATccaaatttttatcttaattgTGAGGCATTCCCGGATTTGTTAAATTTGTTAGTAGAACATTTACGCGCTGCACTGTCATTGTTGTATCCAGatgaatttaaattatacaattGTAAAAAAGCATTGCTAATTGTTGAAGAGAAAGAGCTTTTAAAGACAGAATTTGATGATACATTAGTATCAAGAAATAATTCACCAAATTCTGATTGTAGTAGCAATAGTACAAATATTACTTCAAGTAGGACGCCAATAAATTCTAAATTTGTTAATGgtcatttaaataaaaataataaaaaagaagataataattgtgaaaatattgttgataaTAATGATTCATTGAAAGTAGTGAAAATATTTAGCAAaacattacaaaaaaatggttttaaaattaaatatgtgGATAGAAAAATTCCATTAGATTTAGAAAGGCAAAGACCAATAACTTTTGATTTAGATAAAGATTATTATGATGAATCATTAGATTCTGAAGCAATAGGTGAGAAATTTTATCAAGGTTATGGTAGTGGCTTATCTTCAAGAATTGgcatacttttaaaaaataaactatgTTTTGAGGATGAAATTGAAATACTTAAGAATTCAAAGAGAAAATGTAATGGTAATAGTGATTACATTCCTtgtaaaatatcaaaaaatgataataatatcaaGGAGGAAGATTGTGTAATTATGGTGAATAAAGATGAagaagttttaaataatagtaacaatgataatattaataatggtgatataattaatgagataaaaagaaaaaaaggtAATGGGTTGTTTAATTTCCGCAATAGGAACAAGCAAGAATTAGCTACAAGATGTTTGGCTTTGTCAAATATATTACGTGGATTTGCATTTTTACCAAGAAATGAAAAATGTATGGCTCGTCATTATGgtttattacatttattgGGAAAATTCCTTCGATTACGTGTAGAAGAAacaaaaatagtaaaattgaAGAAACCAAAGTTTGATGGAAAAGATTTGACATCTAGAATAGGTACATTAACAACATTAGAAGATTCTGATGCTGATTTATTGCTTGAAAAAGATGACAATGATGAATATTTACTTGATAATGTGGCAGATTCATTAAGACAAGATGCTTTTGTAATACTTTCATATATTGCAGGTTACCTAAATTTAATGGAATTAGATAGTCCAATAGCATTTTCAATAATGGATGGTTTAATATTTTGGTTAACAAGTAATACATCATATGCTaaagattttattataagtGGTGATTCCTCAGCACGTCATTTTGCACTAGATGTAATAGGCAAAATGGTTATACAAGAAAGCAATACAGATCTCCTATATAGTACTGGTTCATTCAAAAGAACAATTgagatgataaaaattttaagtgaatttttaattcttagTGAAGAGGTCCCAATACGTGAGTATGCTTTAGTGATATTAGATTCTTTAGTTACCATCTATCCTGAAGTTTGTTATGTCTTGGCTAATGAAACATCTGCggttaaatatttaataactttCCTAGAATTTATTAATGGAAATTTGAATCAAATAACACAACAACAAACTTCTGGTATACAaatgttaaaagaaaatgcAGAAGTTATGGGAACAACATGGAACATGTTAAGAAGAGCAACAAACATTCTATATAATATGGCGAAAATTCCATCAAATATgcatttatttacaaaacaCCGTTACAGTATTTTGGATTTATCTCTTTCCACAATG ATGGATAGTGGTATAAGTCGTATGTTAAATGACATTCTTTTTGAAGTTTCACAATATGAATATCGACAAAATCCACCACCTAAAGTATCTCATGAGATAATTGATTTTGATGACATATCAGTCacaataaatgataatgagAAGAAGGAGCAGTCATCGAAGTCTTCTTCCGTTACTAATAATACAGCAACTGTTGAAAAAGAGAATAATGGAGTAATAAATGAGGAAGCAAACAGTACATCAAAG gatTGTGCTGAGACATCTTCAagtaatgaattaaaaaaagaagcaTCACAAACAGAGGATACAAGAACAGAAGcgaataatagtaataatgtTTCAGAATCTACAGCTCCAACAATAGTAACAGCTTCTGCATGA